From the genome of Eriocheir sinensis breed Jianghai 21 chromosome 55, ASM2467909v1, whole genome shotgun sequence:
cctccctcctttactcattccatctcttccttcttcccttccttccttcccatcattctcGACTTCACATTCAAAGCAGATTAGGAAAGCTTTATGTATAAGATTAAGTTTCAACCTCGCCGGCTTTTCCGCGTTGGACGAAGGACCCAAGGAAAACAAGAGCTCTGCGGCGGCTTCTCGCTCTCCTCTATTCCCTTACAACGGCATCactaattaacgttattatatacTATCATCACTCCAGTCTAACCCCAAGGGACTCTGAGGGTACAAACCGCAGAGTAAAATTTAATATATATGATGCTTGGAGGTCATGCACGTGCGATGCGGCGTCCCATTGTTTCCATAATATTCTGCGGTGAGTTTTTAAAGTAGCATTACCCATGTTTTTTACCGTCCTTTTTAAACGTCGTCTCAGTTCTTCTTCGTTTACAACAATGTACCTGATTTTTCTTTTGTGACCCGTTGTCCCAGAGCGTGTACTGAAGCTACcactcgcattttttttttctggtgtatCTTAACTTCATTGTGACaatacttcctcctcctatctctcaatctttatttttttgctgtaGAATAATGACTGAACACACTACTcacgtcttctttctttctatcatccGTTGCCTGACAATCTATCAATCATTAGTTTTTGCCTCAGAACACGTACTGAACCCAATACTTatgtcctctttctctctatcatcCAATAACCGTTGCCTGACAATCTATCAATCATTAGTTTTTGCCTCAGAACACGTACTGAACCCAATACTTatgtcctctttctctctatcatcCATTAACCGTTGCCTGACAATCTATCAATCATTAGTTTTTGCCTCAGAACACGTACTGAACCCAATACTtacgtcttctttctctctaccatCCATTAACGTCATCCTAACAGTGCGTACCGAAGTTGCTACTCACTTCCTCTTTAACTGCTTCTTGGCCTCATCAACACGCCACGTGGGGAAGATAGACGACCAGATCGGCCACCCGAAGTACTCGTCCACTCTTGCGATCCCCGTCACGGAGATGCCCGCAAAACCCGCCGCCAAGACCAACGCACCGGCTACCAGGGCGATGAAGGGTCCGGAGCCAACTGAGTCCGCCAAGTCGTTGAGCCCGGTAGAGAAGGTGTCCACGGAGGTCTTGGTGTTGAGGATGGCGTTGTTGGCGGATTGTAGCATGTCCATTGTGACGAAGGTGCTGTGGGAGGCGCAGAAGAGGAGTGGCGTTAGTAGACGTGGTGGGGAGTGACAAAAGAAGGCGCAGAAGTGTAGTGACGCAAAGGGAAGTGGCTGAAGAAGACGTAAAAGGGAAGTGTCTGTAAGATAATGTCTGTTTAGGTTTGATGGGAAGAGGAGACATGTTTTAAATGTAGTGTTTGTGTCTATTTACAGAGCTTGATCTGTTCTGATTGACAAAGTtcgtgaaatgaaaaaaaggctCACATAGGAATAGAGTATAAGTGATAGAATAAACCTACATAGATCATATTTCCATTAAAAACAGAactaacacaatcaccaccaacaaaGGTCATAAATTCAACCCCCCGTCGTAGTTGCAAGAGACTCaaataagaagaaagggtgaagaaaaacaaatgaaaactatCAACGCAAGACTCACCTTTCAACCCGGTATACAAATCCACAAATTCCGTCGACAGGTAGAGACACACAGTTCCCCTCACACTCgctcactccctccttcactcactcactcaactcgCCAGGCACCAGCAGctcgtcctcccttccccttcacgccACAACCTTAACTAACACATACTGGGCCAAcgactctctcctctctccctctctgtctcgcCCCTCTTGcggctctttctctctctctctctctccttctctgaccCTCAAGCTAACTCCGCCCTCCTCACCTTCTGcctcccccactcacccacccatccacacacacacacacacacacacacacacacacacacacacacacacacggtcagtcAAACTTGAACCATTGCTATCAAACATAAACAAAAGGAAGACATAGATGGGTTGATAATAAACATTGATAGATAAAGATTGATAGGCAGATGAGTAAACTGATAGACCGACAGATAGATACATGGATACTGACaacatcacccccccccaccccacacacacacacacatacacccttcccccctcccccccagaacATCATCCTCCCCCCCGCTCCCCCCACACGCAAAACCTGCTTAATCGGCCCCAGAGAATCCGGCTACGGCCCCTGCGGTCACTTAAGGCACTGACCGATCCGCCCGACTGCCACCTCGGTCCCGTGTCGAGGAATTGAGGTTTATGTTCACCGTGGTCAATCTGCGTGTACTTGTGGCTCATGGGATGCGTTACGCGGTGTCTGTTACCATTGTCATTGCTGTTGGGGacgaatgtatgtatatatgtgtgtctgtatgtatgtatgtatgtatgtatggatggatggatggatgtacgtgtgtgtgtttgaatggaTGTTCTGAGCAAGGAAGGCagcagaaaggaaaacaaacaaaacataacaataataaaaaacaaatcTAGACgcctttgtatgtatgtatgtatatatgtatgtatgtatgtatgtatgtatgcttgtttgtgtgtatgtgtgtttgtttgtattgtATGTAAGGTGAGGTTCTGGTTTCTGttcttctagttttttttatattctctttgcAGTTTATGTTGTTGCCTGATAAGAATACTGTTACCAAATCTCTGAACTTTTTTCTTTGTGTTAGCTCACAGCGGTAGGCTTTCTAGGAggaggctgctggtgctggtcGGTACAGATCCATTAGTAACGCTATAGTGATGCTTTTTTTATGGTGGCGGCGTAATATATCTCTCTGGTTTGTCCCATCCCgccctcctctgcttcccttaCATAATTCGGTAAAAGTTGAGTTGACAAGTACCTTTTTGGGTTCAACCTTTTCCTGGATCCTGTTCTTTccacccttttcctttccattttgatTATGAAACCCATGAAATGTCTGCATACTTATTCCTCATTCCTTATTTCTTCATCATATTATCGTTTCTTttgctttacttcccttcctctacttctttctcatgtccttccctaactttcccttccttgttattTTATCTCCGTAtcaccttcctcttactttcttttccttcctttatttccttctcatctccttccttaacttttccttccATGTTATTTTTCTCCCATATTACtgtttctctcgctttcttttccttcctctaatgCCTTCTATGTccctccctaactttcccttccatgtTCATTTATAGAGGGCGCTGATTCCTCTTCTCCACATGGATGAACTTCTTCGTCTCGTCATGTCGAAAAAGTATAACCAGGCAGCTGCGGGATTCGAGCTCGGAACCTCTCGTTAACCGCATCCGCTAGCTGGtcacgctgttgttgttgttgttgttggtggtggtggtagtggtggtggttagtggtcaTGCTGTCTAGGCAGAAGCGCATGGGACAATTTCATGTTGTTATTCATTGTGGTGGACAGGTTGAATAAGTTAGTTTGGTGGACTATATTGCTCTCATTTTTCATGATATTCCCCTTCCTCACACTGATATTATTGGCTTTGATGCTATTGCTGTTGGTCATGCTTGGGAGGCAAATGCGTGTGGAAAAGTTATTTGTTGGTATGCATTGTAATGGACAGGTTTAGTAAGTTAGGTTGATGGTCGGTAATTCAGGCCATATTGCTTCCATTGTCAACAgcattcctcctcattcttcacctCATCCTTTTCCTGACACGCGGGGAAGCAAACGAGCTTATATTGTATCACTAAATACGTTTTGTTGGATTTCCTTTTTCATCATGTACCGCTAAGGGAGAAGTGTTATTTTTTAGAGAAGTTAGCCCGTAGAAGCAGGCGTTTTCTCTTATTGCGACTCACCACATGTATCattttcctctatccaccagtgaCCAACCAGGCATATGGGGGTGTTGGTGTTTACCTGTGGAGAGTAAAAAGGTCAGAACAGGGAGTGTCGACGCCAGGTAAGCCAATCAttaagcagcagtagtagtagtagtagtagtagtaatggtagcatgTATCATGAATGAACCATTACCCTAACGACGTGCTTGGTGTTGTGCAGTCTGTAAAGCCAAGCGATGTTCTATTCGAGGAAACATCAAGTTATAGGGTTATTTTGTCACTTCGTCTGTTGGTCGGTatcaacatcaactatttctaaaagccaaaaagaagattagtcgggttctaatgagtgtttggtAGGTTCagtgtacagaagaaggatcaaattaccaccagggtcataaaactacccttggaaatgcacaaaactcctacgaaaaccttgtcaaatacgtgtgctggggcgccgatatgtcgaaaaagaagaatatgacccgtgcgttcgtgtgtgtgtgttggagtgtcatgtatatatttttgacaGGCCATGCGTTAAATTTGGGAATAAAGAAGGGCGGTGCTTTCATTAGGCAAACACTTTTCAATAAATCCATCTTCTAATTTGGCTTGATTCCGGGATTAATCTCCAATAATATTAACCTCCGAATCATGTGATGGCGTTCGCGCGGGTAATCTTTTTCGATGCCTTGATGACGTGAGGGTTTGATGCGTCCAGCGGCTAGGGTTTGGAAagagatgtttgtttgtttgtatgtatgaagTCGATCTGGTTCTTAGTGTGTATGCTTGAGAGGAGATGCTGGGAATAGTCTTGTAAGCTGGTTttgctcttttatttatttatttttttattatacttcttGAGAGCTGATTTGATAGggatctttttccttttccttttcttcacttcatctctgcttattctttttgttctttctcttttttttcttgttttttcttattctttttggtccttgttcttgttcttccgttTCTTCCATCCATCCGTTGACTTTAATGTATATCAAAATTATAAATGCAAAAAGTGCCAATTGTTAATTCTCTAGAACCCTTTCGTTGAGGCTGTATTAATTAAAGGGAAGTCCACCTCCCTTTGCCTCGCCTCTCATGGTAACGACACACGGCCACTCTTTTAATCTCCCTTACTTAATCTTTTCACCTTCAGTCACCTTTTCACTCACTCATTTCTGGCCACGGCGAGAAGAGTCCCAGTTTTCAAAGCTTCAAAGACCCTCagtttcttcgtcctctttctcagCTAAGTTCTCCCCACCAATTACTTTTTAATGGCGCTCAACTGACTCGTTTCTCTTTacgtgatgctttttttttttgggggggggtccgTCCTTGTTAAAATCGTTAATTGGTTGCCTTTTTTATGTCCCTCTTCCCTGCAGACTGTTccaagcaccgttgccagattatcgtactcagagcctcgtatttaccggtttctgagccatagctacatccaaaaacaccaataattaaccattttaacgataactatatatgaaggcagatactggggtcgaggaggcagtttttgggtcggaaatcggcaaacataggaggctgagtacgacaatctggcaacggtggtaccAAGGCCTCCGTCGCTCCAGCCAGCGGCCCATATTATCAAACATTCGGGCCCATGTTACCAAATATCGCACTTAGCACATCGCATTtttcggtttctgacccataagtaTATAAACAAACATCGATTCTTTG
Proteins encoded in this window:
- the LOC126983969 gene encoding uncharacterized protein LOC126983969; the encoded protein is MDMLQSANNAILNTKTSVDTFSTGLNDLADSVGSGPFIALVAGALVLAAGFAGISVTGIARVDEYFGWPIWSSIFPTWRVDEAKKQLKRKRDDVAQEVASLVQQAVHKYYQIEEQQLVQSLPHSGY